From Streptomyces sp. TLI_235, a single genomic window includes:
- a CDS encoding aconitase — translation MSANSFDARSSLQVGDESYEIFKLSAVEGSERLPYSLKVLLENLLRTEDGANITADHIRALGNWDATAEPSEEIQFTPARVIMQDFTGVPCVVDLATMREAVKELGGDPSKINPLAPAELVIDHSVIADKFGTPDAFVQNVEIEYGRNKERYQFLRWGQTAFDEFKVVPPGTGIVHQVNIEHLARTVMVRGGQAYPDTCVGTDSHTTMVNGLGVLGWGVGGIEAEAAMLGQPVSMLIPRVVGFKLNGQLPAGTTATDLVLTITEMLRKHGVVGKFVEFYGEGVTSIPLANRATIGNMSPEFGSTCAIFPIDAETINYLKLTGRDEQQLALVEAYAKEQGLWHDPSVEPVYSEYLELDVSTVVPSISGPKRPQDRVILAEAAEKFAEALPTYSAEASKPTAVTAPDGSSYEIDNGAVVIASITSCTNTSNPSVMLGAALLAKKAVEKGLTVKPWVKTTLAPGSKVVMDYYEKAGLLPYMEKLGFNLVGYGCVTCIGNSGPLPEEVSAAVNESDLAVVSVLSGNRNFEGRINPDVKMNYLASPPLVVAYALAGNMNVDITRDALGQDADGNDVFLADIWPSEQEVADTVAGSIDEAMFDKGYQDVFAGDHRWQSLPVPTGNTFEWDAQSTYVRKPPYFEGMAKTPSPVNDIAGARVLAKLGDSVTTDHISPAGNIKPGTPAAQYLTEHGVEKRDFNSYGSRRGNHEVMIRGTFANIRLRNQIAPGTEGGYTRDFTQADAPVSFIYDASQNYQAAGTPLVVLAGKEYGSGSSRDWAAKGTALLGVKAVIAESYERIHRSNLIGMGVLPLQFPAGKTADSLGLTGEETFSFSGVTELNEGRTPKTVKVTAVGADGTSTAFDAVVRIDTPGEADYYRNGGILQYVLRSLIG, via the coding sequence GTGTCCGCGAACAGCTTCGACGCCCGCAGCTCGCTGCAGGTGGGCGACGAGTCGTACGAGATCTTCAAGCTCTCCGCCGTCGAGGGTTCCGAGCGGCTGCCGTACAGCCTCAAGGTCCTGCTGGAGAACCTGCTCCGCACCGAGGACGGCGCGAACATCACCGCCGACCACATCCGGGCCCTGGGGAACTGGGACGCGACGGCCGAGCCGTCCGAGGAGATCCAGTTCACCCCGGCCCGCGTGATCATGCAGGACTTCACCGGTGTTCCGTGCGTCGTCGACCTCGCCACCATGCGTGAGGCCGTGAAGGAGCTGGGCGGCGACCCGTCCAAGATCAACCCGCTGGCGCCGGCCGAGCTGGTCATCGACCACTCCGTCATCGCCGACAAGTTCGGCACCCCGGACGCCTTCGTCCAGAACGTCGAGATCGAGTACGGCCGCAACAAGGAGCGCTACCAGTTCCTGCGCTGGGGCCAGACCGCGTTCGACGAGTTCAAGGTCGTCCCGCCCGGCACCGGCATCGTCCACCAGGTCAACATCGAGCACCTGGCCCGTACCGTCATGGTCCGGGGCGGCCAGGCGTACCCCGACACCTGCGTCGGCACCGACTCGCACACCACCATGGTCAACGGCCTCGGCGTGCTCGGCTGGGGCGTCGGCGGCATCGAGGCCGAGGCCGCGATGCTCGGCCAGCCGGTCTCCATGCTGATCCCGCGCGTGGTCGGCTTCAAGCTCAACGGCCAGCTCCCGGCCGGCACCACCGCCACCGACCTGGTGCTCACCATCACCGAGATGCTGCGCAAGCACGGTGTGGTCGGCAAGTTCGTCGAGTTCTACGGCGAGGGCGTCACCTCGATCCCGCTGGCCAACCGCGCCACCATCGGCAACATGTCGCCGGAGTTCGGCTCGACCTGTGCGATCTTCCCGATCGACGCCGAGACCATCAACTACCTGAAGCTCACCGGCCGCGACGAGCAGCAGCTCGCGCTGGTCGAGGCGTACGCCAAGGAGCAGGGCCTCTGGCACGACCCGTCGGTCGAGCCGGTCTACTCCGAGTACCTGGAGCTGGACGTCTCCACCGTCGTTCCGTCGATCTCCGGCCCGAAGCGCCCGCAGGACCGCGTGATCCTGGCCGAGGCCGCCGAGAAGTTCGCCGAGGCGCTGCCGACCTACTCCGCCGAGGCCTCGAAGCCGACCGCCGTCACCGCCCCCGACGGCTCGTCCTACGAGATCGACAACGGCGCGGTCGTGATCGCCTCGATCACCTCCTGCACCAACACCTCCAACCCCTCCGTCATGCTGGGCGCCGCCCTGCTGGCGAAGAAGGCCGTGGAGAAGGGCCTCACGGTCAAGCCGTGGGTCAAGACCACCCTGGCGCCCGGGTCCAAGGTCGTCATGGACTACTACGAGAAGGCCGGCCTGCTCCCGTACATGGAGAAGCTGGGCTTCAACCTGGTCGGCTACGGCTGCGTCACCTGCATCGGCAACTCGGGCCCGCTGCCCGAGGAGGTCTCGGCCGCCGTCAACGAGTCCGACCTCGCGGTCGTCTCGGTGCTCTCCGGCAACCGCAACTTCGAGGGCCGGATCAACCCCGACGTCAAGATGAACTACCTGGCGTCCCCGCCGCTGGTGGTCGCGTACGCCCTCGCCGGCAACATGAACGTCGACATCACCCGTGACGCCCTGGGCCAGGATGCCGACGGCAACGACGTCTTCCTCGCCGACATCTGGCCGTCCGAGCAGGAGGTCGCCGACACCGTCGCCGGCTCCATCGACGAAGCCATGTTCGACAAGGGCTACCAGGACGTCTTCGCCGGCGACCACCGCTGGCAGTCGCTCCCCGTGCCGACCGGCAACACCTTCGAGTGGGACGCCCAGTCCACCTACGTCCGCAAGCCCCCGTACTTCGAGGGCATGGCCAAGACCCCGAGCCCGGTGAACGACATCGCCGGCGCCCGCGTCCTGGCCAAGCTGGGCGACTCGGTCACCACCGACCACATCTCCCCGGCCGGCAACATCAAGCCGGGCACCCCGGCGGCGCAGTACCTCACCGAGCACGGTGTGGAGAAGCGTGACTTCAACTCCTACGGCTCGCGCCGTGGCAACCACGAGGTCATGATCCGCGGCACCTTCGCCAACATCCGCCTGCGCAACCAGATCGCGCCGGGCACCGAGGGCGGCTACACCCGCGACTTCACCCAGGCCGACGCGCCGGTGTCGTTCATCTACGACGCCTCGCAGAACTACCAGGCCGCCGGCACCCCGCTGGTCGTCCTGGCCGGCAAGGAGTACGGCTCCGGCTCGTCCCGCGACTGGGCCGCCAAGGGCACCGCGCTGCTCGGCGTCAAGGCCGTCATCGCCGAGTCCTACGAGCGCATCCACCGCTCGAACCTGATCGGCATGGGCGTCCTGCCGCTGCAGTTCCCGGCGGGCAAGACGGCCGACTCGCTGGGCCTGACCGGCGAGGAGACCTTCTCCTTCTCCGGCGTGACCGAGCTCAACGAGGGCCGCACCCCGAAGACCGTCAAGGTCACCGCGGTCGGCGCGGACGGGACCAGCACCGCCTTCGACGCGGTCGTCCGCATCGACACCCCCGGTGAGGCGGACTACTACCGCAACGGCGGCATCCTGCAGTACGTGCTGCGCAGCCTGATCGGCTGA
- a CDS encoding chitinase, whose translation MPRRTSAVLAMAVAAALAAPTAAQAHDHGPRLKGERVGYFTQWGIYGGFSARKVQDSGQAGKLTVLNYAFGNVSADGTCFEANAAGVGDAWADYQRPVGADESVDGVADTAEQPLKGNFNQLRKLKAKNPQLRAVVSLGGWTWSKYFSDAAATDAARRKFVSSCIDLYLRGDLPQLGSAEGGRGAGAGVFDGIDIDWEYPGGGGDAGNVVRPEDGRNYTLLMQEFRRQLDALGRQRHAHYLLTAAVPAGEDKADRLEVRKVAKSVDWLNLMTYDLHGPWEAQGPTNHQANLYSDPADPSPQNAGLSADRVVRHYLAKGLPPAKAVLGVPFYGYGWTGVPDGGRAGLYQSATGLAQGGNLPWNRIKDLPGTVREDRRHGATWKYDGTEFWTYDTPELLTRKARYVATNGLGGVMAWSLDNDDTAGSLVAALDAGLRR comes from the coding sequence ATGCCCAGACGCACCTCCGCAGTCCTCGCGATGGCAGTCGCCGCCGCGCTTGCCGCACCCACCGCCGCACAGGCCCACGACCACGGCCCCCGCCTCAAGGGCGAGCGGGTGGGCTACTTCACCCAGTGGGGCATATACGGCGGCTTCTCCGCCAGGAAGGTGCAGGACTCCGGCCAGGCCGGAAAACTCACCGTCCTCAACTACGCCTTCGGCAACGTCTCCGCCGACGGCACCTGCTTCGAGGCCAACGCCGCCGGCGTCGGCGACGCCTGGGCCGACTACCAGCGCCCGGTCGGCGCCGATGAGTCGGTGGACGGCGTCGCCGACACCGCCGAGCAGCCGCTGAAGGGCAACTTCAACCAGCTGCGCAAGCTCAAGGCGAAGAACCCGCAGCTGCGGGCCGTCGTCTCGCTCGGCGGCTGGACCTGGTCCAAGTACTTCTCGGACGCCGCCGCCACCGATGCCGCCCGCAGGAAGTTCGTCTCCTCCTGCATCGACCTCTACCTCAGGGGCGACCTGCCGCAGCTCGGCTCCGCCGAGGGCGGGCGGGGCGCGGGCGCCGGCGTCTTCGACGGCATCGACATCGACTGGGAGTACCCGGGCGGCGGGGGCGACGCCGGCAACGTCGTCCGCCCGGAGGACGGCCGGAACTACACCCTGCTGATGCAGGAGTTCCGCCGCCAGCTGGACGCCCTCGGCCGGCAGCGGCACGCCCACTACCTGCTGACCGCCGCCGTCCCCGCCGGCGAGGACAAGGCCGACCGGCTGGAGGTCCGCAAGGTCGCCAAGTCGGTCGACTGGCTGAACCTCATGACGTACGACCTGCACGGCCCCTGGGAGGCCCAGGGCCCGACGAACCACCAGGCCAACCTGTACTCCGACCCGGCCGACCCGTCGCCGCAGAACGCCGGCCTCAGTGCCGACCGGGTGGTCCGGCACTACCTGGCCAAGGGCCTGCCGCCGGCCAAGGCGGTGCTCGGCGTGCCGTTCTACGGCTACGGCTGGACGGGCGTGCCGGACGGCGGCCGCGCCGGCCTGTACCAGAGCGCCACCGGTCTCGCCCAGGGCGGCAACCTGCCCTGGAACCGGATCAAGGACCTGCCCGGCACCGTCCGCGAGGACCGCCGGCACGGGGCGACCTGGAAGTACGACGGCACCGAGTTCTGGACGTACGACACGCCCGAGCTGCTCACCCGGAAGGCGCGCTATGTCGCGACAAACGGTCTCGGTGGTGTGATGGCCTGGTCGCTGGACAACGACGACACCGCGGGCTCCCTCGTCGCCGCCCTGGACGCCGGTCTGCGGAGGTAG
- a CDS encoding N-acetylglucosamine transport system substrate-binding protein — translation MGSATEYNRRDIFKRAAGIAVLAATGGSLLTACAGGTGGSSDKGAKGAAGYNLTDAKNPFGVKDGEGLEVFIFDGGYGNEYAKAFEAIYAKSYPGAKINHQADKDVTGKLQPRFNAGSPPDVIDDSGAKQMKLDVLADSGQLTDLAPLLDAPYIDDPSKKIRDVLMPGTVESGTVKGKVYNLSYVYTVWGFWYSGKLFKDNGWTAPKTWAEFIDLCGKIKAKGIAPLAHQGKYPYYINVVMMDMIAKQGGLDLMKRIDSLDATAWDDPAVKTAVESFFQVVDKDFLLPGTNGMTHTESQTAWNQYKAAFIPSGSWLENEQLPTTPADFDMKFLPVPSLPGDKLPFEAIRAGAGEPFIVPSKAKNVAGGLELLRMMLTKEASGKFAQTANSLTCLKDGVGPEVQLKPGTQSTVVALKAAGTNTFNFQYPNTASKFDEDLQNASGELMAKRITPAEWIKRAKESAGKNKTA, via the coding sequence ATGGGCTCTGCAACCGAGTACAACCGCCGGGACATCTTCAAGCGCGCCGCCGGCATCGCCGTGCTCGCGGCCACCGGCGGCTCTCTGCTCACCGCGTGTGCCGGCGGCACCGGCGGCAGCAGCGACAAGGGCGCCAAGGGCGCCGCGGGCTACAACCTGACCGACGCGAAGAACCCGTTCGGCGTCAAGGACGGCGAGGGCCTCGAGGTATTCATCTTCGACGGCGGCTACGGCAACGAGTACGCCAAGGCGTTCGAGGCGATCTACGCCAAGAGCTACCCCGGCGCCAAGATCAACCACCAGGCCGACAAGGACGTCACCGGCAAGCTCCAGCCGCGCTTCAACGCCGGCTCCCCGCCGGACGTCATCGACGACTCTGGCGCCAAGCAGATGAAGCTCGACGTCCTCGCCGACTCCGGCCAGCTGACCGACCTGGCCCCGCTGCTGGACGCCCCGTACATCGACGACCCGTCGAAGAAGATCCGTGACGTGCTGATGCCCGGCACCGTCGAGTCCGGCACCGTCAAGGGCAAGGTCTACAACCTGTCCTACGTCTACACCGTCTGGGGCTTCTGGTACTCCGGCAAGCTCTTCAAGGACAACGGCTGGACGGCGCCGAAGACCTGGGCCGAGTTCATCGACCTCTGCGGCAAGATCAAGGCCAAGGGCATCGCCCCGCTCGCCCACCAGGGCAAGTACCCGTACTACATCAACGTCGTCATGATGGACATGATCGCCAAGCAGGGCGGCCTGGACCTCATGAAGCGGATCGACAGCCTCGACGCCACCGCCTGGGACGACCCGGCCGTGAAGACCGCCGTGGAGTCGTTCTTCCAGGTCGTTGACAAGGACTTCCTGCTGCCCGGCACCAACGGCATGACCCACACCGAGTCGCAGACCGCCTGGAACCAGTACAAGGCCGCGTTCATCCCCTCCGGCTCCTGGCTGGAGAACGAGCAGCTGCCGACCACCCCGGCCGACTTCGACATGAAGTTCCTGCCGGTCCCGTCGCTGCCCGGCGACAAGCTGCCCTTCGAGGCGATCCGCGCCGGTGCGGGCGAGCCCTTCATCGTCCCGTCCAAGGCCAAGAACGTGGCCGGCGGCCTGGAGCTCCTCCGGATGATGCTGACCAAGGAGGCCTCGGGCAAGTTCGCCCAGACCGCCAACAGCCTCACCTGCCTCAAGGACGGCGTCGGCCCGGAGGTGCAGCTCAAGCCCGGCACCCAGTCCACCGTGGTGGCCCTGAAGGCGGCCGGCACCAACACCTTCAACTTCCAGTACCCGAACACCGCCTCCAAGTTCGACGAGGACCTGCAGAACGCCTCGGGCGAGCTCATGGCCAAGCGCATCACTCCGGCGGAGTGGATCAAGCGGGCCAAGGAGTCGGCCGGCAAGAACAAGACCGCCTGA
- a CDS encoding carbohydrate ABC transporter membrane protein 1 (CUT1 family) → MRHGKYPFIVGFLFLPIVLYVGLVLWPYAQTFGYSLTNWSGASQEMDFIGLDNYTRLLDDEVFGGALWHNLLLLILLPIVTILIALFFAFMLNVGGKTGTGGVQGVRGAGFYKVVFFFPQVLSIAILAVLWGAVYRTDGSGLANGILIKLGLASAHDPVQFLSDPDMVLWCVLAVLVWSGVGFYLVLFSAAMQSIPKDIYEAALLDGAKRGQTFFKITLPLLWETVQTAWVYLAIVAMDAFALVSSITPGAYFGGGPDHHSELISTYLMRSFLRNGEAGYACAMGVVIFFFTLILTIVSLWVTKRDKIEY, encoded by the coding sequence ATGCGTCACGGCAAGTACCCCTTCATCGTGGGGTTCCTCTTTCTCCCGATCGTGCTGTACGTCGGCCTGGTGCTCTGGCCGTACGCGCAGACCTTCGGATACTCCCTGACCAACTGGTCGGGTGCGAGCCAGGAGATGGATTTCATCGGCCTGGACAACTACACGAGACTCCTCGATGACGAGGTCTTCGGCGGGGCGCTGTGGCACAACCTGCTGCTGCTGATCCTGCTGCCGATCGTGACGATACTGATCGCGCTCTTCTTCGCCTTCATGCTCAACGTCGGCGGGAAGACCGGCACCGGCGGCGTCCAGGGCGTGCGCGGCGCCGGCTTCTACAAGGTGGTCTTCTTCTTCCCGCAGGTGCTGTCGATCGCGATCCTCGCCGTCCTGTGGGGCGCGGTCTACCGCACCGACGGCAGCGGCCTCGCCAACGGCATCCTGATCAAGCTCGGCCTCGCCTCCGCGCACGACCCGGTGCAGTTCCTGTCCGACCCGGACATGGTGCTCTGGTGCGTCCTCGCCGTCCTCGTCTGGTCCGGCGTCGGCTTCTACCTGGTGCTGTTCTCCGCGGCCATGCAGTCCATCCCCAAGGACATCTACGAGGCCGCCCTGCTGGACGGCGCCAAGCGCGGACAGACCTTCTTCAAGATCACCCTGCCGCTGCTCTGGGAGACCGTCCAGACCGCCTGGGTGTACCTGGCGATCGTCGCGATGGACGCCTTCGCCCTCGTCTCCAGCATCACCCCGGGCGCCTACTTCGGCGGCGGCCCGGACCACCACAGCGAGCTGATCTCGACCTACCTGATGCGCAGTTTCCTGCGCAACGGCGAGGCCGGCTACGCCTGTGCCATGGGTGTGGTGATCTTCTTCTTCACCCTGATCCTGACCATCGTCTCGCTCTGGGTCACCAAGCGCGACAAGATCGAGTACTGA
- a CDS encoding N-acetylglucosamine transport system permease protein — protein MSTLDKAASLPGQRSGSRPADRPQRFADGGGVLNAFSHGFLALWATMIILPLAWVVLGSFKTDSQINGSAWSWPESFGFGAFSRAWEKGIGGFFVNTLIVLAGSLTLTMLLGSMAAYVLARYEFKGNKVIYYLFVAGAMFPVYLALVPLFFMVRNLGEISPLLGLNSYLGLILVYVAYSLPFTVFFMYSFFRTLPTAVHEAAMLDGCSHTRAFFQIMVPMAKPGLISVGIFNVLGQWNQYILPVTLMQPTTAGEADHSMLAQGLVNLALQSGYKSDAPALFAGMTIAMLPVLVVYLSFQRQVQAGLTSATLK, from the coding sequence ATGAGCACTCTCGACAAGGCCGCGAGCCTTCCCGGCCAGCGCAGCGGCAGCCGGCCCGCCGACCGCCCGCAGCGGTTCGCCGACGGCGGCGGCGTGCTGAACGCCTTCTCGCACGGCTTCCTCGCCCTGTGGGCCACGATGATCATCCTGCCGCTGGCCTGGGTGGTCCTCGGTTCCTTCAAGACCGACAGCCAGATCAACGGCTCCGCCTGGAGCTGGCCCGAGTCCTTCGGGTTCGGCGCCTTCAGCCGGGCCTGGGAGAAGGGCATCGGCGGATTCTTCGTCAACACCCTGATCGTCCTCGCCGGGTCCCTCACCCTGACCATGCTGCTCGGCTCGATGGCCGCCTACGTGCTGGCCCGCTACGAGTTCAAGGGCAACAAGGTCATCTACTACCTGTTCGTCGCCGGCGCGATGTTCCCGGTGTACCTGGCCCTCGTCCCGCTGTTCTTCATGGTCCGCAACCTGGGCGAGATCAGCCCGCTGCTCGGCCTGAACAGCTACCTCGGCCTGATCCTGGTGTACGTCGCCTACTCGCTGCCGTTCACCGTCTTCTTCATGTACTCGTTCTTCCGGACCCTGCCGACCGCCGTGCACGAGGCGGCGATGCTGGACGGCTGCTCGCACACCCGGGCGTTCTTCCAGATCATGGTGCCGATGGCCAAGCCGGGCCTGATCAGCGTCGGCATCTTCAACGTCCTCGGCCAGTGGAACCAGTACATCCTGCCGGTGACCCTGATGCAGCCGACCACCGCCGGCGAGGCCGACCACTCGATGCTCGCCCAGGGCCTGGTCAACCTCGCCCTGCAGTCCGGCTACAAGAGCGACGCCCCGGCCCTGTTCGCCGGTATGACGATCGCCATGCTGCCGGTGCTGGTGGTCTACCTCTCCTTCCAGCGCCAGGTCCAGGCCGGCCTCACCTCGGCCACGCTGAAGTAG
- a CDS encoding aminopeptidase N, producing MPGKNLSREEAQRRAELIQVEGYRVQLDVSSAPDPAVDLFRSTTTIAFRCSAPGADTFVDLLAPAVRSVVLNGRALDPAEVFDGVRVAVPGLAEQNELVVEADCAYSRTGEGLHRFVDPADGETYLYTHFEPADARRVFANFEQPDLKAPFSFTVVAPAAWDVYANAVHGEVAADGSGTRTWRFAPTKPISTYLTAVVAGPYHVARDHYSRTLPDGTALEIPLAATCRRSLAPYFDSDEIFTVTKQGLDFFHDEFDYPYPFGKYDQCFVPEYNIGAMENPGCVTFREEFVFRSRVTEAAYEGRANVVLHEMAHMWFGDLVTMKWWDDLWLKESFADFMGSFSQIEATRYRAVWVTFANRRKAWAYRQDQFPTTHPITADIRDLEDAKLNFDGITYAKGASVLKQLVAYVGREPFLAGARAYFKRHAYGNTVLTDLLDALEETSGRDLTAWSAAWLQTSGVNTLAPQLTVDAEGRITELAVVQDGGTPRPHRIAVGLYDRDDSGALVRTARLELDVTGGRTVVADAVGLRRPALVLVNDDDLTYCKIRFDEESLATLRAGLGDVHDDLARALAWSAVWNLTRDGLMPARDYLALVMDFAGRESEIGVLQSLHLQAQTAVDLYADPAWREESGRLLAECAVRELRAAVPGSDHQLAWARFVAASAHGSEQLQLVRGLLGGTARIDGLEVDQELRWAFWLALAAGGAATGEEIERELQRDNTASGRRQLTQCLAALPTPGAKAAAWTAVVDSDELPNALVEAQIAGFAQAGQRELTAPYADPYFAMLEDIWEQRSIEIAMRIVGGFFPKYQTEQRTMDAADAWLAEHKDAAPALRRLVVECRDDLARALRAQACDRG from the coding sequence GTGCCGGGCAAGAACCTGAGCCGCGAAGAAGCCCAGCGACGGGCCGAGTTGATCCAGGTGGAGGGCTACCGGGTCCAGCTGGACGTCAGCTCCGCGCCGGACCCGGCGGTCGACCTCTTCCGATCCACCACGACGATCGCCTTCCGCTGTTCGGCGCCGGGCGCGGACACGTTCGTGGACCTGCTGGCGCCGGCCGTCCGCTCGGTGGTGCTGAACGGCCGGGCGCTGGACCCGGCCGAGGTGTTCGACGGCGTCCGGGTGGCGGTGCCGGGCCTGGCCGAGCAGAACGAGCTGGTGGTGGAGGCGGACTGCGCGTACAGCCGCACCGGCGAGGGTCTGCACCGGTTCGTCGACCCGGCGGACGGCGAGACCTACCTGTACACCCACTTCGAGCCGGCCGACGCCCGCCGGGTGTTCGCGAACTTCGAGCAGCCGGACCTGAAGGCACCGTTCTCCTTCACCGTGGTCGCCCCGGCGGCCTGGGACGTGTACGCCAACGCGGTGCACGGGGAGGTCGCCGCGGACGGCAGCGGCACCCGTACCTGGCGGTTCGCCCCGACGAAGCCGATCTCCACCTACCTGACCGCGGTGGTGGCCGGCCCGTACCACGTGGCCCGCGACCACTACAGCCGCACCCTGCCGGACGGCACCGCGCTGGAGATCCCGCTCGCCGCGACCTGCCGCCGCTCGCTGGCGCCGTACTTCGACTCGGACGAGATCTTCACCGTCACCAAGCAGGGCCTGGACTTCTTCCACGACGAGTTCGACTACCCGTACCCGTTCGGCAAGTACGACCAGTGCTTCGTCCCGGAGTACAACATCGGCGCGATGGAGAACCCGGGCTGCGTGACCTTCCGCGAGGAGTTCGTCTTCCGGTCGCGGGTCACCGAGGCCGCCTACGAGGGCCGCGCCAATGTGGTGCTGCACGAGATGGCGCACATGTGGTTCGGCGACCTGGTCACCATGAAGTGGTGGGACGACCTGTGGCTGAAGGAGTCCTTCGCTGACTTCATGGGATCGTTCTCGCAGATCGAGGCGACCCGGTACCGGGCGGTGTGGGTCACCTTCGCGAACCGCCGCAAGGCGTGGGCGTACCGGCAGGACCAGTTCCCGACCACCCACCCGATCACCGCGGACATCCGGGACCTGGAGGACGCCAAGCTCAACTTCGACGGCATCACCTACGCCAAGGGCGCCTCGGTGCTCAAGCAGCTGGTGGCGTACGTCGGCCGCGAGCCCTTCCTGGCCGGGGCCCGCGCCTACTTCAAGCGGCACGCGTACGGCAACACCGTGCTCACCGACCTGCTGGACGCGCTGGAGGAGACCAGCGGCCGTGACCTGACCGCCTGGTCGGCCGCCTGGCTGCAGACCTCCGGGGTCAACACGCTCGCCCCGCAGCTCACCGTGGACGCCGAGGGCCGGATCACCGAGCTCGCCGTCGTCCAGGACGGCGGCACCCCGCGCCCGCACCGGATCGCCGTCGGCCTCTACGACCGGGACGACTCCGGGGCCCTGGTGCGCACCGCGCGGCTGGAGCTGGACGTGACCGGCGGCCGGACGGTGGTCGCCGACGCCGTCGGGCTGCGCCGGCCGGCGCTGGTGCTGGTCAACGACGACGACCTGACGTACTGCAAGATCCGTTTCGACGAGGAGTCGCTGGCGACGCTGCGCGCCGGCCTCGGCGACGTCCACGACGACCTGGCCCGGGCGCTGGCCTGGTCCGCGGTGTGGAACCTGACCCGGGACGGGCTGATGCCGGCCCGCGACTACCTGGCGCTGGTGATGGACTTCGCCGGCCGGGAGTCCGAGATCGGCGTCCTGCAGTCGCTGCACCTTCAGGCGCAGACCGCGGTCGATCTGTACGCCGACCCGGCCTGGCGCGAGGAGAGCGGCCGGCTGCTCGCGGAGTGCGCCGTCCGGGAGCTGCGGGCGGCGGTACCGGGCAGTGACCACCAGCTGGCCTGGGCTCGGTTCGTCGCCGCCTCGGCGCACGGCTCCGAGCAGCTGCAGCTGGTCCGCGGCCTGCTGGGGGGCACCGCCCGGATCGACGGCCTGGAGGTCGACCAGGAACTGCGGTGGGCGTTCTGGCTGGCGCTCGCCGCGGGCGGCGCCGCGACGGGCGAGGAGATCGAGCGGGAGCTGCAGCGGGACAACACCGCGAGCGGCCGCCGCCAGCTGACCCAGTGCCTCGCCGCGCTCCCCACGCCCGGCGCCAAGGCCGCCGCCTGGACGGCCGTCGTCGACTCCGACGAGCTGCCGAACGCCCTGGTGGAGGCCCAGATCGCGGGCTTCGCGCAGGCCGGGCAGCGGGAGCTGACGGCGCCGTACGCCGACCCGTACTTCGCGATGCTGGAGGACATCTGGGAGCAGCGGTCGATCGAGATCGCGATGCGGATCGTCGGCGGCTTCTTCCCGAAGTACCAGACCGAGCAGAGGACGATGGACGCGGCGGACGCCTGGCTCGCCGAGCACAAGGACGCGGCTCCGGCCCTGCGGCGGCTCGTGGTCGAGTGCCGCGACGACCTGGCCCGGGCCCTGCGGGCACAGGCCTGCGACCGCGGCTGA
- a CDS encoding DSBA-like thioredoxin domain-containing protein produces MTTADSRKIADFWFDPICPWAWMTSRWMLEVEQQRPVDTRWHVMSLSVLNEGRDELPEKYKELLAKGWGPVRVLIAAAQAHGDKVLGPLYTELGLRFHNQGLPNERATIEAALEAAGLPVELADAADTDAYDEALRASHQEGISLVGEDVGTPVIAVDGPGGDRIAFFGPVVTPTPRGEAAARLWDGTVLVASTPGFYEIKRTRTAGPSFE; encoded by the coding sequence GTGACGACTGCCGACTCCCGCAAGATCGCCGACTTCTGGTTCGACCCGATCTGCCCCTGGGCCTGGATGACCTCCCGCTGGATGCTGGAGGTCGAGCAGCAGCGCCCGGTGGACACCCGCTGGCACGTGATGAGCCTGTCCGTGCTCAACGAGGGCCGCGACGAGCTGCCGGAGAAGTACAAGGAGCTGCTCGCCAAGGGCTGGGGCCCGGTGCGCGTGCTCATCGCCGCCGCCCAGGCGCACGGCGACAAGGTGCTCGGCCCGCTCTACACCGAGCTCGGCCTGCGCTTCCACAACCAGGGCCTGCCGAACGAGCGCGCCACCATCGAGGCGGCCCTTGAGGCGGCCGGCCTGCCGGTCGAGCTCGCGGACGCCGCCGACACCGACGCCTACGACGAGGCCCTGCGCGCCTCCCACCAGGAGGGCATCTCGCTGGTCGGTGAGGACGTCGGCACCCCGGTGATCGCCGTCGACGGACCGGGCGGCGACCGGATCGCCTTCTTCGGCCCGGTGGTCACCCCCACCCCGCGCGGCGAGGCCGCCGCCCGCCTGTGGGACGGCACCGTCCTGGTCGCCTCCACCCCGGGCTTCTACGAGATCAAGCGCACCCGCACCGCAGGCCCCTCCTTCGAGTAA